A single Chanos chanos chromosome 8, fChaCha1.1, whole genome shotgun sequence DNA region contains:
- the LOC115818706 gene encoding histone H2B 1/2-like: MPEPAKSAPKKGSKKAVTKTAGKGGKKRKRTRKESYAIYVYKVLKQVHPDTGISSKAMGIMNSFVNDIFERIAGEASRLAHYNKRSTITSREIQTAVRLLLPGELAKHAVSEGTKAVTKYTSSK, encoded by the coding sequence ATGCCCGAACCAGCCAAGTCAGCGCCTAAGAAAGGTTCCAAGAAAGCCGTGACCAAGACGGCGGGTAAAGGAGGTAAGAAGCGCAAGAGGACCAGGAAGGAGAGTTACGCTATCTATGTATATAAGGTACTGAAGCAGGTCCACCCCGACACCGGTATTTCTTCTAAGGCCATGGGAATCATGAATTCCTTTGTCAATGATATCTTCGAGCGTATCGCCGGAGAGGCATCTCGCCTGGCGCACTACAACAAGCGTTCCACTATCACCTCCAGGGAGATCCAGACCGCCGTGCGCCTGCTGCTTCCCGGTGAGTTGGCCAAGCACGCCGTGTCCGAGGGCACCAAGGCTGTCACCAAGTACACTAGTTCCAAGTAA